The following proteins are co-located in the Melanotaenia boesemani isolate fMelBoe1 chromosome 5, fMelBoe1.pri, whole genome shotgun sequence genome:
- the LOC121640730 gene encoding cerebellin-1-like: protein MLYFQRKMDLVIFKLILLFCGLSLAQDDFNATEVQASPELNYFLRELEALREKLSSVEIRLTNSETRLKESQNHVLELQQEGRIKVMFSAALQGNNNVGPFNTETTLTYRSVITNIGNAYNPSTGIFTAPVAGVYYFIFFSHFGKKQSAVTLFKNGHMITITNDHQSQFDTADNGGNAVLLQLQPGDHVYMRLRVNTHVWAGPQTSFSGFLVSRM, encoded by the exons ATGCTATATTTTCAGAGAAAGATGGATTTAGTTATTTTCAAGttaattttattgttctgtGGTTTGAGTCTGGCCCAGGATGATTTTAATGCTACTGAAGTACAGGCAAGCCCTGAACTCAATTATTTCCTGAGGGAGCTGGAAGCTTTGAGAGAAAAACTCTCATCTGTGGAAATCAGACTGACCAACAGTGAAACCAGGCTGAAGGAGAGTCAGAACCACGTTCTGGAACTGCAACAAGAAG gaagAATTAAGGTAATGTTCAGTGCTGCATTACAGGGAAACAACAACGTTGGACCTTTTAACACAGAAACCACACTAACCTACAGAAGTGTGATCACAAACATTGGAAATGCGTACAATCCATCAACAG GTATCTTCACAGCACCTGTCGCAGGAGTTTATTACTTTatcttcttttctcattttggaaaaaaacaatcagCAGTAACACTATTCAAGAATGGCCACATGATTACTATTACCAATGACCACCAGTCACAGTTTGACACAGCTGATAATGGAGGAAATGCAGttcttctgcagctgcagccaggagaccatgtctacatgcgcTTACGTGTAAATACACATGTTTGGGCAGGGCCCCAAACCAGTTTCAGTGGCTTTTTGGTTTCTCGAATGTAA